In a single window of the Anaerocolumna cellulosilytica genome:
- the ispG gene encoding flavodoxin-dependent (E)-4-hydroxy-3-methylbut-2-enyl-diphosphate synthase — protein MRSNTRQIYIGNKVIGGGKPILIQSMTNTKTEDVKATVAQILELEKAGCDIIRCAVPHMEAAKALSKIKKEIHIPLVADIHFDYRLAIAAIEHGADKIRINPGNIGNLEKVKAVVDTAKEKGIPIRVGVNSGSLEKDLIQKYGGVTAEGLVESALDKVKLIEDLGYDNLVISIKSSDVLMCIKAHKLIATQTTYPLHVGITEAGTYLSGNIKSSIGLGILLYEGIGDTIRVSLTGHPLEEIKSGKLILKTLGLRKGGVELVSCPTCGRTQIDLINLAKEAEIMLEDIELDIKVAVMGCAVNGPGEAKEADIGIAGGNGEGILIKKGEILRKVPEDQLLSALREELLKMQAEQK, from the coding sequence ATGCGAAGTAACACAAGGCAGATATACATCGGGAATAAGGTGATTGGAGGCGGAAAGCCAATTCTAATCCAATCCATGACGAATACAAAAACAGAAGATGTAAAGGCAACCGTTGCTCAAATACTTGAGCTTGAGAAAGCAGGCTGTGATATTATACGCTGTGCTGTTCCTCATATGGAGGCGGCAAAAGCCTTAAGCAAGATAAAAAAAGAAATACATATACCTTTGGTGGCTGATATCCATTTTGATTACCGCTTAGCAATTGCAGCAATAGAACATGGTGCTGATAAGATAAGGATTAATCCGGGAAATATCGGAAATCTGGAAAAAGTAAAGGCAGTAGTAGATACGGCAAAGGAGAAAGGGATACCCATCCGTGTCGGTGTGAACAGTGGTTCCCTGGAAAAAGATTTAATACAAAAGTATGGTGGAGTAACCGCAGAAGGTCTGGTAGAAAGTGCGCTTGATAAGGTAAAGCTCATCGAAGACTTAGGATATGATAATCTGGTCATTAGTATTAAATCCTCAGATGTACTTATGTGTATTAAAGCCCATAAGCTCATTGCCACTCAAACCACATATCCTTTACATGTAGGTATTACCGAAGCAGGTACCTACCTTTCCGGCAATATAAAATCGTCAATTGGTCTAGGGATTCTTCTGTACGAGGGTATTGGAGATACCATTCGAGTATCCTTAACCGGACATCCACTAGAAGAGATTAAGTCAGGGAAATTGATATTAAAAACTCTGGGACTTAGAAAGGGTGGTGTGGAGTTAGTATCCTGCCCTACTTGTGGAAGAACCCAGATTGACTTAATCAACCTTGCCAAGGAAGCTGAAATAATGCTTGAGGATATAGAGCTTGATATAAAAGTGGCAGTTATGGGGTGTGCGGTAAACGGTCCGGGAGAAGCCAAAGAAGCAGACATCGGAATTGCAGGGGGGAATGGAGAAGGGATTCTAATAAAAAAAGGTGAAATCCTGCGTAAAGTTCCTGAAGACCAACTTTTATCTGCACTAAGGGAAGAACTATTAAAGATGCAGGCAGAACAAAAATAA
- the rseP gene encoding RIP metalloprotease RseP — MNIIIAILIFSVIIVIHELGHFLLAKKNGIFVTEFSVGMGPRLISLVKTEEGYRPRFLLSQHEFEHNPVWKDTTKYSIKLLPIGGSCMMMGEDELVEDDRAFNKKGVWARISVVVAGPLFNFILAFLLAMIIVAATGYDPAKVTQVVSDSPAAEAGILPGDVLTELNGRNINIAREALTYLQMYPLTNGEVSLTFARDGKEYKTTLTPQLYKKYLLGFNYPTEGGEAVILEVAEDMPLEKAGLKPGDIIVDINGHDIANRDALAAYFQEYPLTDEEVTITYSREGAEATVNVTPALYSEGYSMGFGLNGAQEKTDFFGVIKYSAVEVKYWIVTTIESIGLLVGGKVSANDMAGPVGIVSMIGDTYQASKSAGILNVFINMAAISILLSANLGVMNLLPIPALDGGRLVFLLLEVFRGKPIDQAKEGMVHMIGLIALMLLMVFVMFNDLSRIF, encoded by the coding sequence ATGAATATTATTATTGCAATACTTATTTTTAGCGTAATAATTGTTATACATGAGTTAGGGCATTTTCTGCTGGCTAAGAAAAACGGTATATTCGTAACAGAATTTTCAGTAGGCATGGGTCCAAGACTTATCAGTCTTGTTAAGACAGAAGAAGGTTATCGTCCTAGATTTCTTTTATCCCAACATGAATTCGAACATAATCCGGTATGGAAAGATACAACGAAATATTCCATTAAGCTTCTGCCTATTGGTGGTTCCTGTATGATGATGGGTGAAGATGAACTGGTGGAAGATGATAGAGCATTTAATAAAAAGGGAGTATGGGCAAGAATATCAGTTGTAGTTGCTGGTCCGTTGTTCAACTTTATCCTGGCCTTTTTACTAGCAATGATAATTGTAGCAGCGACTGGATATGACCCGGCAAAAGTTACACAGGTTGTTAGTGATTCACCTGCTGCAGAAGCTGGTATTTTGCCAGGAGATGTACTTACCGAATTGAACGGAAGAAACATAAATATTGCAAGGGAAGCGTTGACGTATCTTCAAATGTATCCTTTAACCAATGGGGAGGTATCCTTAACCTTTGCGCGGGATGGCAAAGAGTATAAAACCACTCTGACACCACAGTTATATAAGAAGTACTTATTAGGATTTAATTATCCTACGGAAGGCGGAGAAGCTGTTATCTTAGAAGTAGCAGAGGATATGCCGTTAGAGAAAGCAGGACTAAAACCAGGAGATATTATTGTAGATATTAACGGACATGATATCGCGAACCGGGATGCTTTGGCAGCGTATTTCCAGGAATATCCATTAACAGACGAAGAGGTAACTATAACCTATTCAAGAGAAGGAGCAGAAGCTACTGTAAATGTAACGCCTGCTTTATACAGCGAGGGATATAGTATGGGCTTTGGTCTAAATGGGGCTCAGGAAAAGACAGACTTTTTCGGTGTTATAAAATATAGTGCAGTTGAAGTAAAGTATTGGATTGTAACCACAATAGAAAGTATTGGTCTGTTAGTTGGCGGTAAAGTAAGTGCCAATGATATGGCAGGTCCTGTAGGTATTGTAAGCATGATTGGAGATACTTATCAGGCTAGTAAGAGTGCTGGTATATTAAATGTATTCATTAATATGGCAGCGATTAGTATTCTGTTAAGTGCAAACCTGGGAGTTATGAATCTGTTGCCCATACCAGCTTTAGACGGTGGCAGACTGGTGTTTTTACTACTTGAAGTCTTCCGGGGAAAGCCTATCGACCAGGCAAAAGAAGGTATGGTTCATATGATTGGTTTAATTGCTTTAATGCTATTAATGGTATTTGTCATGTTCAATGACTTAAGCCGCATATTTTAA
- a CDS encoding 1-deoxy-D-xylulose-5-phosphate reductoisomerase encodes MKYISILGSTGSIGTQTLEVVRENTDLKVIALTADKNIELLEKQIREFHPVLVSVSEDVLAKELRSRIKDVNTKVLSGMDGLIACATEKSVKLVVTAVVGMIGIRPTIEAIKAGKDIALANKETLVTAGHIIMPLIKEHNVRLLPVDSEHSAIFQALNGETMNRISKIILTASGGPFRGKKKKDLEAVTVEDALRHPNWSMGRKITIDSSTMVNKGLEVIEAKWLFHVDLDRIQVVIQPQSVIHSAVEFEDGGIVAQMGTPDMRLPIQYALFYPERRNLKGERLNLFQLGKLTFEEPDYETFRGLRLAFDASREGGSFPTVYNAANECAVAKFLNREINYLEITGLIDAAMKNHKKINHPTIQEILNIEKETYDFIRLITT; translated from the coding sequence ATGAAATATATCTCAATTTTGGGGTCGACCGGTTCTATTGGAACCCAGACTCTGGAAGTGGTTAGAGAAAATACTGATTTAAAAGTAATTGCATTGACAGCAGATAAAAATATTGAATTATTAGAAAAGCAAATCAGAGAATTTCATCCTGTACTTGTTAGTGTCAGTGAGGATGTGTTGGCAAAAGAGCTAAGAAGTAGAATAAAGGATGTAAATACCAAGGTATTATCCGGTATGGATGGACTGATAGCCTGTGCTACGGAGAAAAGTGTTAAGCTTGTTGTGACAGCGGTAGTAGGTATGATTGGAATTCGGCCAACAATTGAGGCGATTAAGGCGGGAAAGGATATTGCCTTGGCAAATAAAGAGACACTGGTGACAGCAGGCCATATTATAATGCCATTAATCAAAGAACATAACGTACGGCTGCTGCCGGTAGACAGTGAACATTCTGCAATCTTTCAGGCATTAAACGGAGAGACCATGAATAGAATTAGCAAAATAATTCTAACCGCTTCCGGTGGACCGTTCCGCGGTAAAAAGAAAAAAGACTTGGAAGCAGTCACTGTTGAAGATGCTTTAAGACATCCTAACTGGTCTATGGGCAGAAAAATAACCATTGATTCTTCTACGATGGTAAATAAAGGCTTGGAAGTAATAGAGGCAAAATGGTTATTTCATGTTGATTTGGATAGAATACAAGTAGTTATACAACCGCAAAGTGTGATTCATTCTGCGGTGGAATTTGAAGATGGTGGTATTGTTGCACAGATGGGAACACCGGATATGAGACTACCCATACAATACGCTTTATTCTACCCGGAAAGAAGGAATTTAAAAGGGGAAAGACTTAATTTATTTCAATTAGGAAAGTTAACTTTTGAAGAACCGGATTACGAGACTTTTCGTGGTTTGCGGCTGGCATTTGATGCATCTAGAGAAGGTGGAAGTTTTCCGACCGTTTATAATGCTGCTAACGAATGTGCAGTGGCAAAATTCTTAAACCGAGAGATAAATTATCTGGAAATCACTGGATTAATTGATGCGGCAATGAAAAATCATAAAAAAATAAATCATCCCACGATTCAGGAAATTCTTAATATTGAAAAAGAGACATATGATTTTATAAGATTAATAACAACTTAA
- a CDS encoding phosphatidate cytidylyltransferase, translating into MFWVRFRSSVILMIITIATVLLGGNVLYSVVAVISLIGMMELYRTIKMHQELIGFVGYLSAAIYYLLLKFELDEYMLFYIIAFLLVLLLVYVFSFPKYKVEEVAIVFLGLFYVAIMLSFIYQVRMLEDGFLIVWLIFIGAWGSDTCAYLVGIMIGKHKILPKLSPKKSLEGCIGGIAGAALLGLLYATIFREDIIGVKNPQIAFVVICAASSVISQLGDLAASAMKRNHDIKDYGKLIPGHGGILDRFDSIIFVAPVVYFLAQIL; encoded by the coding sequence ATGTTTTGGGTTAGATTTCGAAGTTCTGTTATTCTTATGATTATAACAATTGCTACAGTTCTATTAGGTGGAAATGTATTGTACAGTGTTGTTGCTGTTATATCTTTGATTGGAATGATGGAGTTATATCGGACTATTAAAATGCATCAGGAATTAATAGGATTTGTGGGCTATTTGTCAGCAGCAATATACTATCTATTACTAAAATTTGAGTTAGACGAATACATGTTATTTTATATTATAGCATTTTTATTGGTTTTATTGCTTGTTTATGTATTTTCATTTCCCAAGTACAAAGTTGAAGAAGTTGCAATTGTATTTTTAGGTTTATTTTATGTTGCAATTATGTTAAGCTTTATATATCAGGTTCGGATGCTAGAAGACGGATTTCTGATAGTGTGGTTGATTTTTATAGGTGCCTGGGGATCAGACACCTGTGCTTACCTTGTTGGAATAATGATTGGGAAGCATAAAATACTTCCCAAATTAAGTCCTAAAAAGTCCTTGGAAGGATGTATTGGTGGCATAGCAGGAGCTGCTTTGTTAGGTTTATTGTATGCGACCATCTTTCGAGAAGATATTATAGGAGTTAAGAATCCGCAGATTGCATTTGTAGTTATCTGTGCTGCTTCTAGTGTTATATCACAACTTGGGGATTTGGCGGCGTCTGCAATGAAAAGAAATCATGATATTAAAGATTATGGGAAGCTGATTCCGGGTCATGGTGGTATTTTAGACCGTTTTGATAGTATTATATTTGTGGCACCGGTGGTTTACTTTCTAGCCCAAATACTTTAA
- a CDS encoding isoprenyl transferase, which yields MDNLKIPEHIAIILDGNGRWAKKKFMPRNYGHAQGSKAVEKICEEAHRLGVKYLTVYAFSTENWNRPQDEVDALMKLLRNYMKDCLKTSSKNNMKVRIIGDISKLGEDIQNSIKELEATSAQNTGLNFQVALNYGGRDEIIRGMKALAKDLMDNRICIDDITEEKYTEYLDTKQIPDPDLLIRTSGEQRISNFLLWQLAYTEFYFTDTLWPDFNKDELVKAIEYYNSRVRKFGGIGSE from the coding sequence ATGGATAATCTAAAAATCCCTGAACATATTGCTATTATACTAGACGGAAACGGACGCTGGGCGAAGAAAAAGTTTATGCCTAGGAATTATGGTCATGCACAAGGAAGCAAAGCAGTAGAAAAGATATGTGAAGAAGCCCATCGTTTGGGAGTAAAATATCTGACGGTGTATGCTTTTTCAACAGAAAATTGGAACAGACCTCAGGATGAAGTAGATGCTTTAATGAAGTTGTTACGAAACTATATGAAAGATTGTCTGAAAACCAGCAGTAAAAATAATATGAAAGTCCGAATAATTGGCGACATCAGTAAGTTGGGGGAGGATATACAAAATAGTATTAAGGAACTAGAAGCAACATCCGCACAAAATACAGGACTAAATTTCCAGGTTGCACTAAATTATGGTGGCAGGGATGAAATCATACGTGGTATGAAAGCTCTGGCAAAAGATTTAATGGATAACCGGATTTGTATAGATGATATAACAGAAGAGAAGTACACAGAGTATCTGGATACGAAACAAATACCTGATCCGGATTTATTAATCAGGACTAGTGGTGAACAACGTATTTCTAACTTTTTATTATGGCAGTTAGCATATACTGAATTTTATTTTACGGATACTTTATGGCCGGATTTTAATAAGGATGAATTAGTTAAAGCAATCGAATACTATAATAGCAGAGTAAGAAAATTTGGTGGAATAGGTTCTGAATAG
- the frr gene encoding ribosome recycling factor: MDSRVEQYESKMTKSLDNLKEEFSTIRAGRANPHLLDKLRVDYYGTPSSLQSVANISVPEPRIIQIQPWESKLIKDIEKAIIASDLGLTPNNDGKVIRLVFPELTEERRKDLVKDVKKKSENAKVAIRNIRRDANDAIKKMNKNSEISEDEVKVLEDSIQKITDKFIAEVDKLTDDKSKEILTV, translated from the coding sequence ATGGATTCAAGAGTTGAACAATATGAAAGCAAAATGACGAAATCATTAGATAACTTAAAGGAGGAATTTTCTACAATTCGTGCAGGAAGAGCAAATCCTCATTTATTAGATAAACTGAGAGTGGATTATTATGGAACACCATCTTCTCTTCAGTCCGTAGCCAACATATCAGTACCTGAACCTAGAATTATTCAGATTCAGCCATGGGAGAGTAAATTAATAAAAGATATTGAAAAAGCAATCATTGCTTCTGATTTAGGTTTGACTCCTAATAATGACGGTAAAGTTATTCGTTTGGTTTTCCCTGAATTAACTGAGGAAAGAAGAAAAGATCTTGTTAAGGATGTTAAGAAAAAATCAGAAAATGCAAAAGTGGCTATCCGTAACATAAGAAGAGATGCTAACGATGCGATTAAGAAAATGAATAAAAACAGCGAGATATCTGAAGATGAAGTAAAGGTTTTAGAAGATAGTATTCAGAAAATTACTGATAAGTTCATAGCAGAAGTTGATAAGCTGACAGACGACAAATCAAAAGAAATCCTTACTGTATAA
- the pyrH gene encoding UMP kinase has product MSRYKRVLLKLSGEALAGDKKTGFDEATCITVAKQVMQLVADGVEVGVVIGGGNFWRGRTSETIDRTKADQIGMLATVMNCIYVSEIFRYVGMQTQILTPFECGSMAKLFSKDRANKYFEKGMVVFLAGGTGHPYFSTDTGVVLRAVELEADIILMAKAVDGVYDSDPRKNPEAKKYEEISMQETLDKKLAVMDLSATVLSLENKMPMLVFALEEEESIVRAVSGEFNGTKVIV; this is encoded by the coding sequence ATGAGCAGATATAAAAGAGTCTTACTGAAGTTAAGCGGAGAGGCTCTGGCCGGTGACAAAAAGACGGGTTTTGATGAAGCAACCTGCATTACTGTTGCGAAACAGGTTATGCAATTGGTAGCAGATGGCGTAGAGGTTGGAGTTGTAATAGGCGGTGGTAACTTCTGGAGAGGAAGAACCAGTGAAACTATAGATCGTACTAAGGCCGATCAGATAGGCATGCTGGCGACAGTAATGAATTGTATTTATGTATCGGAAATTTTTAGATATGTTGGTATGCAGACTCAGATTCTGACTCCATTTGAATGCGGCAGTATGGCAAAATTATTTTCAAAAGACAGAGCCAATAAGTACTTTGAAAAGGGCATGGTAGTATTCTTAGCTGGGGGAACAGGTCATCCCTACTTCTCTACGGATACAGGGGTTGTGCTGAGAGCGGTTGAGTTAGAGGCAGATATTATACTGATGGCAAAAGCAGTTGATGGTGTATATGACAGTGATCCTAGAAAGAATCCAGAAGCTAAGAAATATGAAGAGATTAGTATGCAGGAAACCCTTGACAAAAAGCTGGCGGTTATGGATTTATCCGCAACTGTGTTAAGTCTTGAAAATAAGATGCCGATGTTAGTATTTGCGCTGGAGGAAGAGGAGAGTATCGTTCGTGCAGTAAGCGGAGAATTTAACGGAACGAAAGTGATCGTGTAA
- a CDS encoding polymer-forming cytoskeletal protein, with the protein MVAKRFEGCITSEVSVKIGIDTVSIVDITATAGVIIGAVKGAVDISGPVTIDSSAVIKGNIKAQSIQSNNGAVMMVFVHCLMRPLIWMIYLNKSGVIRAERKFKERNATISFFQSEELWQYYRLHG; encoded by the coding sequence ATCGTCGCAAAACGATTTGAAGGTTGCATAACCAGTGAAGTAAGTGTTAAAATAGGAATAGACACAGTAAGCATTGTTGATATTACAGCAACTGCTGGTGTAATTATTGGAGCTGTTAAAGGTGCTGTTGACATTAGCGGTCCGGTTACAATTGATTCATCCGCTGTTATAAAAGGTAATATAAAAGCACAATCCATTCAGAGTAACAATGGTGCTGTTATGATGGTTTTTGTTCACTGCCTTATGCGTCCATTGATTTGGATGATATATTTGAATAAGTCAGGTGTTATTAGGGCTGAAAGGAAATTCAAAGAAAGGAATGCCACGATTTCATTCTTTCAGTCTGAAGAGTTGTGGCAGTATTACAGATTGCATGGGTAG
- a CDS encoding polysaccharide deacetylase family protein: MENNTTKAISYGDRVRKKRARQNKTIIIVGISVCLLLPIILCIILFFKVNALQKQLNILMLDQKSTTYEEKSSLFGRRELKEEVTASFGFYSEPIFSFQKDLYYKKSYYNNLYNKLEDYTSSLEESDKNGYNEVEALTGDTDNSKDVSKTLIDTANDLTKENKKNNDGNEFSDKKVYLTFDDGPSIYTEDILEILDKYGVKATFFVIGKTDDHSKRMYKRIVDEGHSLGLHSYSHDYNIIYNSLGDFKKDFMELSNLLYDSTGYRSTIFRFPGGSSNPAGRKTVSAIIDYLSEESIVYFDWNVVNGDATGKELTAAELYNNVMEGIKSHTSSIVLMHDTGTKKSTVESLNRLLKELTEKGVQLLPLHDEVTPVQQVKAGAE; this comes from the coding sequence TTGGAAAATAATACTACGAAAGCAATTAGCTATGGGGATCGTGTGAGAAAAAAAAGGGCACGACAAAACAAGACTATTATTATTGTGGGCATATCTGTATGTCTCCTCCTGCCAATCATTCTATGTATTATTCTTTTTTTTAAGGTAAACGCACTACAAAAACAGCTTAATATCTTAATGCTTGACCAAAAGAGCACTACGTACGAAGAAAAGAGCAGTCTTTTTGGCCGAAGGGAGTTAAAAGAAGAAGTTACAGCATCGTTTGGATTCTATAGCGAACCTATATTTTCTTTTCAAAAAGATCTATACTATAAAAAATCATATTATAATAATTTGTATAATAAATTAGAAGATTACACATCTTCTCTTGAAGAATCAGATAAAAACGGGTATAATGAGGTAGAAGCCCTAACTGGGGATACAGATAACAGTAAAGATGTTTCAAAAACTCTTATTGATACGGCGAATGACTTAACAAAAGAGAATAAAAAGAATAACGATGGCAATGAATTTTCTGACAAAAAAGTGTACTTAACCTTTGACGATGGACCCAGTATCTATACAGAAGATATTCTTGAAATACTGGATAAGTATGGTGTAAAGGCTACTTTTTTTGTAATAGGGAAAACGGATGACCATTCCAAAAGGATGTATAAAAGGATAGTTGATGAAGGTCACTCCCTTGGTTTACATTCTTATTCTCATGACTATAACATAATTTACAATTCCTTGGGAGATTTTAAAAAAGATTTTATGGAACTCAGTAATCTTCTATATGATTCTACAGGATATAGGTCTACTATTTTTCGCTTTCCGGGTGGGAGCAGTAATCCAGCAGGTAGGAAAACTGTTTCTGCAATTATTGATTATTTAAGTGAGGAATCGATTGTATATTTTGACTGGAATGTGGTGAATGGTGATGCAACTGGGAAAGAACTAACTGCCGCTGAATTATATAACAATGTTATGGAAGGTATAAAATCACATACCAGCTCCATTGTTTTAATGCATGACACAGGAACAAAAAAAAGTACGGTGGAATCCCTTAACAGACTGTTAAAAGAATTAACTGAAAAGGGTGTACAGTTACTGCCTTTGCATGATGAAGTGACACCCGTACAGCAAGTGAAAGCTGGGGCTGAATAA
- a CDS encoding Gfo/Idh/MocA family protein → MKSLQKVKTAVIGYGKISDIYLTNMINKFEIVDVIGCGGRDVEKAQEKAKLFGIKGMHVDEIMDNTEIELVVNLTPPTAHYEIIKKALEAGKNVYTEKIVTPDLKEALELKELAKKCNLRLGCAPDTFLGAGIQSARKVVESGGIGKIVSCHAAVNRDMEFLYYPGAFHTKHGGGIGFNVGIYYLSALLSILGSVEQVSGFAYNTKPECKVEDPSSPLFGESFNVDSENIMVASLQFKNGVYGTMNFSSNTIWPQVPMLMIYGTEGILHLPDPDKFGGKVYLQKKGMSDQIEVPNSYGYGENSRGLGVAEMAWAMRKERPHRANFNMGCHALEVLSGVVKCSETGQVQRMETDFELLPALPEGYLDNYFGRNQECALIV, encoded by the coding sequence ATGAAGTCATTACAAAAAGTAAAAACGGCAGTTATTGGGTATGGAAAAATCAGTGATATATACCTAACAAACATGATAAATAAGTTTGAAATAGTAGACGTAATTGGATGTGGAGGTAGAGATGTTGAGAAGGCGCAGGAAAAGGCTAAGCTGTTTGGTATTAAAGGTATGCATGTTGATGAAATTATGGATAATACTGAAATTGAACTAGTTGTAAATCTAACGCCACCTACCGCACATTATGAAATTATTAAAAAGGCATTAGAGGCTGGGAAAAATGTTTACACAGAAAAGATTGTAACGCCTGATTTAAAAGAAGCTCTTGAATTAAAGGAGTTAGCTAAGAAGTGTAATTTAAGACTGGGTTGTGCACCGGATACATTTCTTGGTGCGGGAATTCAGAGTGCTCGTAAAGTAGTGGAAAGCGGAGGAATAGGAAAAATTGTTTCATGCCATGCCGCAGTGAATCGTGATATGGAATTTTTATATTATCCAGGAGCATTTCATACGAAGCATGGGGGAGGAATCGGATTTAATGTTGGAATTTATTACTTGTCAGCATTGCTTAGTATCCTTGGTTCTGTTGAGCAGGTTAGTGGTTTCGCATATAATACAAAGCCCGAATGTAAGGTTGAGGACCCGTCTTCCCCTTTGTTTGGCGAGTCGTTTAACGTTGATAGTGAAAATATAATGGTGGCAAGTTTGCAGTTTAAGAATGGTGTATACGGAACTATGAATTTTAGTTCTAACACCATATGGCCGCAGGTGCCTATGCTGATGATTTATGGAACCGAAGGAATATTACATCTTCCAGATCCAGATAAATTCGGAGGTAAAGTTTATTTACAAAAGAAAGGGATGTCAGACCAAATTGAAGTACCTAACAGTTATGGTTACGGTGAGAATTCCAGAGGTCTTGGTGTCGCAGAAATGGCATGGGCAATGAGAAAAGAAAGACCCCATCGTGCAAATTTCAATATGGGATGCCATGCATTGGAAGTACTAAGTGGTGTTGTTAAATGCTCTGAAACAGGTCAGGTACAAAGGATGGAAACGGATTTTGAGTTATTGCCTGCTTTGCCGGAAGGGTATTTAGATAATTATTTTGGCAGAAATCAAGAATGTGCGTTAATTGTATAA